In Raphanus sativus cultivar WK10039 chromosome 5, ASM80110v3, whole genome shotgun sequence, the following proteins share a genomic window:
- the LOC130494980 gene encoding LOW QUALITY PROTEIN: uncharacterized protein LOC130494980 (The sequence of the model RefSeq protein was modified relative to this genomic sequence to represent the inferred CDS: inserted 1 base in 1 codon): MPLIFGSVPILAAVAIQLLISSVSSLNITNEYLHHACNNTQGKYVPGGVFEKNLNIVLKNISTFDLRNGYALESNMDRPYKFIPPAAVFVMLQCRGDSYGPKCHSCLAKALSGLRKKCPRNRAATXWYDQCTLDIATYNSGDTRILYDNYLCMENPKDLSGDTEMFDKKKNGKRPVYFSQERQSPSSPLNFTKKQTEEKPVQEHRNNDISSRRTQSNILDLTSTDGGGRPGLFGEDKTIHRDTSDVCNNHFDEIFLNQDGNSGNVVGRRVIATNMESKNLPIYGNQTSVVSVDLWKQIMQDNDRLMAGTSSGNLISLEEGIADDTPNQERRLSKTPSDIIQEPVNEAARTRNLEVSGVLLNKRADSDVDFLFNISSESAKREIVHETGRLELDPTQKNRVQRESGSGHVRIQSMDLNQPVPETTNETYKLNIPSVQRQDSLTTTPHTRLDSSDDTLFLSEDAEANVDEKNNNFNDTLIVEIKASVYGLQMIKNADLEDLTELGSGTYGTVFHGKWRGTDVAIKRIRKSCFGGRSSERERLTKDFWREAQILSNLHHPNVVAFYGIVPDGAGGTLATVTEFMVNGSLRHALVKRDRLLDARKKIIIAMDAAFGMEYLHLKNIVHFDLKCENLLVNLRDPQRPICKVGDLGLSRIKRNTLVSGGVRGTLPWMAPELLNGSSTRVSEKVDVFSYGICLWEILTGEEPYADMHCGAIIGGIVKNTLRPPIPKTCSAEWKKLMEQCWDIDPDARPAFTEITSRLRSMSMELVTKSKKRENKP, translated from the exons ATGCCTTTAATTTTTGGATCGGTCCCTATCTTGGCTGCGGTGGCCATTCAACTCCTTATATCCAGTGTTTCGTCCCTCAACATTACCAATGAGTATCTCCACCACGCATGCAACAACACCCAAGGGAAATACGTGCCAGGGGGTGTGTTCGAAAAAAATCTCAACATTGTCCTCAAAAACATATCCACCTTTGATCTGCGCAACGGTTACGCCCTTGAGTCCAATATGGATAGACCCTACAAATTTATACCTCCTGCCGCCGTCTTCGTCATGCTCCAGTGTCGTGGCGACTCCTACGGGCCTAAGTGTCACTCTTGCCTCGCCAAAGCCCTCTCTGGG CTTCGCAAGAAATGTCCGAGAAACAGAGCAGCAA TATGGTACGACCAATGCACTCTGGATATTGCTACATACAATTCCGGTGACACCAGAATCCTTTACGATAATTATTTATGTATGGAGAACCCAAAGGACCTGAGCGGAGATACGGAGATGTTCGATAAGAAGAAGA ACGGGAAGAGGCCAGT TTACTTTTCACAAGAGAGACAGAGCCCATCTTCACCTTTGAACtttacaaagaaacaaacagaaGAAAAGCCAGTGCAGGAGCATAGGAACAACGATATATCTAGCCGTCGTACACAAAGTAACATACTCGATTTGACGTCCACTGACGGAGGAGGAAGGCCAGGACTATTCGGTGAAGACAAGACAATACATAGAGACACTTCTGATGTATGCAACAAtcattttgatgaaatttttctAAATCAAGATGGGAACAGTGGGAACGTTGTGGGGAGAAGGGTAATCGCTACAAACATGGAATCCAAGAACTTGCCAATCTATGGAAACCAGACCTCAGTGGTTAGTGTTGACCTATGGAAGCAAATAATGCAAGATAATGATCGTTTGATGGCTGGAACCTCATCTGGGAATCTGATCTCCTTGGAAGAAGGCATTGCAGATGACACCCCAAATCAGGAAAGAAGACTTAGTAAGACACCTTCTGATATTATTCAAGAACCTGTAAATGAAGCTGCCAGGACAAGGAATTTGGAAGTTTCAGGGGTGCTGTTAAATAAGAGAGCGGACTCTGATGTGGATTTCTTGTTCAACATCTCTTCGGAATCAGCAAAGAGAGAAATTGTTCATGAGACAGGGCGCTTAGAACTTGATCCAACACAAAAGAAT AGAGTACAAAGGGAAAGTGGTTCCGGCCATGTGAGAATCCAGAGCATGGATTTGAATCAGCCAGTGCCAGAGACAACAAATGAAACTTACAAGTTGAATATCCCATCTGTCCAAAGGCAAGATTCACTCACAACCACTCCACACACAAGGTTGGACAGCAGTGATGATACTCTCTTCCTCTCTGAG GACGCTGAAGCTAATGTTGACGAGAAAAACAACAATTTTAATGACACACTCATAGTTGAAATAAAAGCCAGTGTGTATGGCTTGCAG ATGATAAAGAACGCTGATCTTGAAGACCTAACAGAACTTGGATCGGGGACGTATGGAACTGTCTTCCATGGGAAATGGCGAGGAACTGATGTCGCAATAAAGAGAATAAGGAAAAGCTGCTTTGGAGGAAGATCATCAGAACGTGAACGCTTG ACCAAAGATTTCTGGAGGGAAGCACAGATACTCTCAAATCTTCATCACCCAAATGTTGTTGCATTCTATGGTATAGTCCCTGATGGAGCTGGAGGAACATTAGCGACTGTTACTGAGTTCATGGTGAATGGGTCACTAAGGCATGCTCTTGTCAAGAGAGACAGGTTGCTCGACGCTCGGAAAAAGATAATAATAGCAATGGATGCTGCTTTTGGCATGGAGTATTTGCACTTGAAGAACATTGTCCACTTTGATCTCAAATGTGAGAACTTGCTCGTCAATCTAAGGGATCCACAACGGCCTATATGCAAG gTGGGAGATCTTGGCTTATCTAGAATCAAACGTAACACTTTGGTATCTGGGGGAGTGAGAGGAACACTTCCATGGATGGCACCAGAACTCTTGAACGGAAGCAGCACCCGGGTTTCAGAGAAA GTTGATGTATTTTCATATGGGATCTGCCTATGGGAGATTCTAACAGGAGAGGAGCCCTATGCAGATATGCATTGCGGAGCAATCATTG GTGGGATAGTGAAGAACACGCTTCGGCCTCCCATACCGAAAACATGTTCTGCGGAATGGAAAAAGCTGATGGAACAATGCTGGGACATAGACCCGGATGCTCGTCCCGCCTTCACCGAGATAACAAGCAGACTTCGATCCATGTCAATGGAACTCGTCACTAAAAgcaagaaaagagaaaacaagcCCTGA
- the LOC130512448 gene encoding uncharacterized protein LOC130512448, with the protein MESILLPTLTKKEEIDRIINNTIDKVLVLRFGRLSDENCLLLDDILEKSARDVSKFATVALVDVDSDQVQVYVNYFDITLFPSTIFFFNAHHMKLDSGTADHTKWVGKFHEKQDFIDVVEVIFRGAMKGKMIVHCPLPPERIPKYQLLYKDV; encoded by the exons ATGGAATCAATTCTACTCCCAACGCTAACAAAGAAGGAAGAGATCGATCGGATCATCAACAACACCATCGATAAAGTGCTTGTCCTTCGATTCGGCCGTCTCTCCGACGAAAACTGTCTCCTTCTTGATGACATT CTGGAGAAATCGGCGAGAGATGTCTCGAAATTCGCTACAGTAGCTTTGGTGGACGTTGATTCGGACCAAGTTCAGGTTTACGTCAACTACTTCGACATCACTCTGTTCCCTTcaaccatcttcttcttcaacgcTCATCACATGAAACTTGATTCTGG AACTGCGGATCATACCAAGTGGGTAGGTAAATTCCACGAGAAACAAGACTTTATTGATGTCGTTGAg GTAATATTCAGAGGAGCGATGAAAGGGAAGATGATTGTTCACTGTCCGCTTCCTCCCGAGAGAATACCAAAGTACCAACTTTTATACAAAGATGTGTAA